A genome region from Gemmatimonadota bacterium includes the following:
- a CDS encoding F0F1 ATP synthase subunit epsilon: MEGKTLTLRLVSPVATVFEGEITSAVLPAWDGKVGILPGHAPFLALLGGGTLEVDLPGGGSRQFFVVRGVVKVEGDRVTVLSEYAGTEPPAGYDPRQAWLDPQEFEDTSTGNPGH, translated from the coding sequence ATGGAAGGCAAGACTCTTACGCTCCGCCTGGTCTCCCCGGTCGCGACCGTCTTCGAAGGAGAAATCACTTCGGCCGTCCTTCCCGCCTGGGACGGCAAAGTCGGGATCCTGCCCGGTCACGCCCCTTTCCTCGCCCTCCTCGGAGGCGGAACCTTGGAAGTGGACCTCCCGGGCGGAGGGAGCCGGCAGTTTTTCGTTGTCCGCGGCGTGGTGAAGGTCGAGGGGGACAGGGTCACCGTCCTCTCGGAGTACGCGGGCACCGAGCCCCCGGCGGGATACGACCCGCGCCAGGCATGGCTCGACCCCCAGGAGTTCGAGGACACCTCGACGGGAAATCCGGGCCACTGA
- the atpD gene encoding F0F1 ATP synthase subunit beta, whose product MAEKNVGKVVQVIGPVVDVEFSPESLPRIHNALRIDGTTPGGQVIGLVVEVQQHIGRGQVRTVAMSSTDGLVRGMDAVDTGAAISVPVGEPALGRILNVLGEPVDEGGPVESADGTEVERWPIHREPPKFRDLEPKTEIFETGIKVIDLLAPYVKGGKTGLFGGAGVGKTVIIQELINNIAMEHGGRSVFCGVGERTREGNDLWLEFKEAGVLSSTALVYGQMNEPPGARLRVGLSGLTIAEYFRDVEKQDVLLFIDNIFRFTQAGSEVSALLGRMPSAVGYQPTLGTEMGELQERITSTRNGSITSVQAIYVPADDLTDPAPATAFAHLDATTVLSRSISELGIYPAVDPLDSSSRILDPQFLGERHYRVVRDVQRILQRYKDLQDIIAILGMDELSEEDKIVVNRARRIQRFLSQPFFVAEQFTGRPGKYVKLDNTIESFERVAAGEFDHLPEQAFYMQGGIEDVLAEGERLAKAG is encoded by the coding sequence ATGGCTGAGAAGAATGTCGGGAAGGTGGTGCAGGTCATCGGGCCGGTGGTGGACGTCGAGTTCTCCCCGGAATCCCTCCCGAGGATCCACAACGCCCTCAGAATCGACGGTACGACACCAGGCGGCCAGGTGATCGGACTCGTCGTGGAGGTTCAGCAGCATATCGGCCGCGGCCAGGTCAGGACGGTGGCGATGTCCTCCACCGATGGACTCGTCCGCGGGATGGATGCCGTGGATACCGGCGCGGCCATCTCGGTTCCGGTCGGGGAGCCGGCCCTGGGGCGCATTCTCAACGTCCTCGGCGAGCCGGTGGACGAAGGTGGCCCCGTCGAAAGCGCCGACGGAACGGAGGTGGAGCGGTGGCCGATCCACCGGGAGCCGCCCAAGTTCCGCGACCTCGAGCCCAAGACCGAGATCTTCGAAACCGGGATCAAGGTCATCGATCTCCTCGCCCCCTACGTGAAGGGGGGAAAGACCGGGCTCTTCGGCGGCGCTGGTGTAGGGAAGACGGTCATCATCCAGGAGCTCATCAACAACATCGCGATGGAGCACGGCGGACGCTCCGTCTTCTGTGGAGTGGGGGAGCGGACCCGCGAGGGGAACGACCTCTGGCTCGAGTTCAAGGAAGCAGGCGTCTTGAGCTCCACGGCGCTCGTTTACGGGCAGATGAACGAACCGCCGGGGGCGCGCTTGCGGGTGGGACTCAGCGGCCTCACGATCGCCGAGTACTTCCGCGATGTGGAGAAGCAGGACGTGCTCCTCTTCATTGACAACATCTTCCGATTCACCCAGGCGGGATCGGAGGTGTCCGCTCTCCTCGGCCGGATGCCCTCCGCCGTCGGATACCAGCCGACGCTCGGCACCGAGATGGGCGAGCTCCAGGAGCGGATCACCTCCACGCGGAACGGATCGATCACCTCAGTTCAGGCGATCTACGTCCCGGCGGACGACCTCACCGACCCGGCACCCGCGACCGCCTTTGCCCACCTGGACGCGACGACGGTGCTCTCGCGGAGCATCTCGGAGCTCGGGATCTATCCGGCGGTGGACCCTCTCGACTCCTCTTCGCGAATTCTCGATCCCCAATTCCTCGGGGAACGCCACTACCGGGTCGTGCGCGACGTCCAGCGCATCCTCCAGCGCTACAAGGACCTCCAGGACATCATCGCGATCCTCGGGATGGACGAGCTTTCGGAGGAGGACAAGATCGTGGTGAACCGGGCGCGCCGGATCCAGCGCTTCCTCTCGCAGCCCTTCTTCGTGGCGGAGCAGTTCACGGGGCGTCCCGGGAAATACGTCAAGCTCGACAACACGATCGAGTCATTCGAGAGGGTGGCGGCGGGCGAATTCGATCACTTGCCGGAGCAGGCCTTCTACATGCAGGGCGGAATCGAAGACGTGCTGGCCGAAGGCGAGCGGCTGGCCAAGGCCGGGTGA
- the atpG gene encoding ATP synthase F1 subunit gamma, with protein sequence MAQASEVKRRIRSVENTRQITRTMEMVATSKLKKATDRVHASRPYGESLEEVVRSLYDPSLADRFPLLRDPSEPRRGAVLLLTANRGLAGAYNVNLIRRARDLLRELRGQGIEAELHVSGKKGIGFFRFQGETLVQSWTGIGDNPTPEDAETLVGQLQARFESGELDGVWVVASEFRSALSTPPTTRRLLPIRAEEGGVSPDRYLLSPSRDEILRRLLPLYVRNVVYRALVENAAAEHGARRAAMKSATDSASDMLDALRTKYNRARQGQITQEIAEIVGGAAAFE encoded by the coding sequence ATGGCGCAAGCGAGCGAGGTCAAGCGGCGGATCCGCTCCGTCGAGAACACGCGGCAGATCACGCGCACCATGGAAATGGTCGCGACCTCCAAGCTGAAGAAGGCCACCGATCGTGTTCATGCGTCACGTCCCTATGGCGAGTCGCTGGAAGAGGTCGTGCGGAGTCTCTACGATCCTTCCCTAGCGGACCGTTTTCCGCTCCTCCGGGATCCCAGCGAACCCCGGCGTGGTGCCGTCCTCCTTCTCACGGCGAATCGTGGGCTGGCGGGCGCCTACAACGTGAATTTGATCCGGCGGGCACGGGACCTCCTCAGGGAGCTGCGTGGCCAGGGGATCGAAGCGGAACTGCACGTCTCGGGAAAAAAGGGGATCGGATTCTTCCGATTCCAGGGCGAGACCCTCGTCCAGAGCTGGACGGGGATCGGGGACAACCCGACCCCGGAAGACGCCGAAACGCTCGTAGGGCAGCTGCAGGCGCGCTTCGAGTCAGGGGAGTTGGACGGCGTCTGGGTCGTTGCGTCCGAATTCCGGTCCGCGCTCTCCACACCACCGACGACGCGGCGACTCCTTCCGATTCGCGCGGAGGAGGGAGGGGTTTCGCCCGACCGGTATCTCCTCTCCCCCTCGCGAGACGAGATCCTCCGGCGTCTCCTTCCCCTCTACGTCCGAAACGTCGTCTACCGGGCGCTGGTGGAAAACGCCGCGGCGGAACACGGTGCCCGAAGGGCGGCGATGAAGAGCGCGACGGACAGCGCTTCCGATATGCTGGATGCGCTTCGCACTAAATACAACCGGGCCCGCCAGGGCCAGATCACGCAAGAGATCGCCGAGATCGTGGGCGGCGCGGCAGCCTTCGAATGA